The Candidatus Thermoplasmatota archaeon DNA segment AGGAAAAATGAATTTCAGAATAGTTGCCACGGATTTTATGGCAAGCTTCAAAAACTATACACGCAATAAGGGGGCGCTTTTCTTCTCCATCGCATTTCCTGTGATTCTCATACTGCTGTTCGGCGCAATTTTTTCTGGCAGCGGGGGAAGATATGACCTTTATGTAAAAAACTACGATTATGAAAACGGAGGGTTTATTGCAGACATGGTAAAAAACAGTACGGAGGTAAACTTTCCCATGAACAATTTTACCAATTTTTACGATGCAGTTTACGCCCAGCTTGACGGTACCGGCATAATCAAAATAAAGGTAATAAAGGACAGTGATGCATCGAATCAAAAAGAGCTTTACGATTACGTAAAGGCGAGAAAATTAAAATCCGTCATGGTAATTCCGGAAAATTATGGAATGAAGCTGGGAATGGCAATAATGAACGAAAATGCCAGTCTTGCGGAAAATATGACATTGATGCTTGACCAGAGCGACATGCAGAGAAACAGCATAGTAATGTCCGTTGTGTCCCAGTTCCTAGGGCAATCCAATCTCATGATTGCGGGGGGCGATAACTTCCTGCATTTCAACACGAGCAGCATAATACAGGAGAAATTCGAGTACATCGATTTCTTTGTTCCGGGGGTTATTGCATTGACCGTCATGACAAACAGTGTTTTCGGCGTTATAGAAAGCAACACGAAATACAGGAAAAACGGCATATTGAGAAAATTGTCCACAACGCCGTTCACACGTGGCGACTGGATTCTGGCAAAAATGCTGTTCATGCTCTTTATGGCATTTGTTTCCACCTCTGCCATTTTACTGGTGGGCATCGCTGTCTGGGATTTGACATTTAAGGTAAACATATACATGTTCATCCTGATTATTTCTGCAAGTTTTGCCTTTGCCGGCATGGGAATGATAGTAACCCGTTTTG contains these protein-coding regions:
- a CDS encoding ABC transporter permease — protein: MNFRIVATDFMASFKNYTRNKGALFFSIAFPVILILLFGAIFSGSGGRYDLYVKNYDYENGGFIADMVKNSTEVNFPMNNFTNFYDAVYAQLDGTGIIKIKVIKDSDASNQKELYDYVKARKLKSVMVIPENYGMKLGMAIMNENASLAENMTLMLDQSDMQRNSIVMSVVSQFLGQSNLMIAGGDNFLHFNTSSIIQEKFEYIDFFVPGVIALTVMTNSVFGVIESNTKYRKNGILRKLSTTPFTRGDWILAKMLFMLFMAFVSTSAILLVGIAVWDLTFKVNIYMFILIISASFAFAGMGMIVTRFVKDEETAPAAANVITFPMMFLSGIFFPLEMMPSFLQTVAKFMPLYYVGEGLRDAMILGDASGALMNSLIILIFAAVVFAIGVAITSWKEE